A window of Triplophysa dalaica isolate WHDGS20190420 chromosome 7, ASM1584641v1, whole genome shotgun sequence contains these coding sequences:
- the limd2 gene encoding LIM domain-containing protein 2: MDNRNSSDDKPVQRSKSFSVKMQKETCASCEKTVYPMERLVANNLIFHNTCFCCKHCNTKLSLGSYAALQGEFYCKPHFQQLFKSKGNYDEGFGRKQHKELWASKDAESITKT; this comes from the exons ATG GACAACAGGAACTCGTCTGATGACAAGCCCGTTCAGCGCTCCAAG TCTTTCAGTGTAAAGATGCAGAAGGAGACGTGTGCATCCTGTGAAAAGACAGTTTACCCAATGGAAAGACTGGTGGCCAACAACCTCATCTTTCACAACACGTGCTTCTGCTGCAAGCACTGCAACACCAAACTCAG TCTGGGATCCTACGCGGCCTTGCAGGGGGAGTTCTACTGCAAGCCCCACTTCCAGCAGCTCTTCAAGAGTAAAGGGAACTATGATGAGGGCTTCGGTCGCAAGCAGCATAAGGAGCTCTGGGCCTCCAAGGATGCGGAAAGCATCACCAAGACATAA